From one Treponema denticola genomic stretch:
- the ssb gene encoding single-stranded DNA-binding protein: MADINHVVLVGRLTRDAELKYTSSGIAVCNFAIAVNRRRKTGDDWSEEASFFDVVLWGRQGEALNQYLVKGKQVAIDGELRQNRWEQDGQTRSKVEIVANNIQLVGGSAGQGGQSQAAPQRQGSYQGSGNNQYNDGNQAPSAYQRRQEPSYDDYQPDMGNSDLDNIPF; encoded by the coding sequence ATGGCAGATATAAACCATGTAGTATTGGTAGGCCGCTTAACTAGAGATGCTGAGCTTAAATATACGTCTTCCGGTATTGCGGTTTGTAATTTTGCTATAGCGGTCAACAGAAGACGGAAAACAGGCGATGACTGGAGCGAGGAAGCAAGTTTTTTTGACGTGGTTCTTTGGGGCCGGCAGGGTGAAGCCCTAAACCAATACCTTGTAAAAGGTAAACAGGTTGCTATTGACGGTGAGCTTAGGCAAAACCGCTGGGAGCAAGACGGGCAAACCCGCAGCAAGGTGGAAATTGTTGCTAACAATATTCAGCTTGTCGGCGGCTCGGCAGGTCAGGGCGGACAATCACAGGCCGCACCTCAACGCCAAGGATCATATCAGGGCAGCGGAAATAATCAGTATAATGATGGAAATCAGGCACCTTCTGCTTATCAAAGAAGACAGGAGCCTTCTTATGACGATTACCAGCCGGATATGGGAAATTCAGATTTGGATAATATTCCATTTTAA
- a CDS encoding V-type ATP synthase subunit D, with protein MAIKLTKNELKNQKESLKMYRRYLPTLQLKKQQLQTEIRTIEARAKEVRLHRDALNREFEDWVAVFGEQNVFQPSMVKIKELLTSTGNIAGVSIPVFSGAEFERSKYDLYKTPLWVDTAAEKLQEVLSLDLEAKVLDEQVRLLNTELRTTTQRVNLFEKVKIPETRANIKKITVYLGDQQVAAVVRGKISKKNLEKVHHKDEAL; from the coding sequence ATGGCGATAAAACTGACAAAAAATGAGCTAAAGAATCAAAAAGAATCTTTAAAAATGTACAGAAGATACTTGCCGACTCTTCAGCTCAAAAAACAGCAGCTTCAAACCGAAATCCGCACCATCGAGGCCCGGGCTAAAGAAGTAAGGCTTCACAGGGATGCCCTTAATCGGGAATTCGAAGACTGGGTAGCGGTATTCGGCGAGCAAAATGTTTTTCAGCCCTCGATGGTTAAGATAAAAGAGCTTTTAACTTCAACCGGAAATATTGCCGGAGTGAGTATCCCTGTTTTTTCCGGTGCTGAATTTGAACGCTCTAAGTATGATCTTTATAAGACTCCTCTTTGGGTTGATACGGCAGCTGAGAAATTACAGGAAGTTTTGAGCTTAGACCTTGAGGCAAAGGTACTTGACGAACAAGTCCGCCTATTGAATACGGAGCTTAGAACGACCACTCAGCGCGTAAACCTCTTTGAAAAGGTTAAAATACCCGAAACTAGGGCAAACATAAAGAAGATTACGGTTTATTTGGGCGATCAGCAGGTTGCAGCTGTTGTTCGCGGTAAGATTTCAAAAAAGAACCTTGAAAAGGTTCATCATAAGGATGAAGCTCTATGA
- the rpsF gene encoding 30S ribosomal protein S6: MRNYELMTVFPVEEDLYKPGIDALHSILADFGVQIKSEEPFGDRDLAYEIKKKTKGRYVLFNIEADPAKMIELDKRFKLITQMLTYLFVRLED, encoded by the coding sequence ATGAGAAACTATGAACTTATGACGGTTTTTCCGGTTGAAGAGGATCTCTATAAACCGGGAATAGATGCTCTACATTCAATTCTGGCGGATTTCGGTGTTCAGATCAAGTCTGAAGAGCCTTTCGGCGATCGGGATTTAGCTTATGAAATCAAAAAGAAGACAAAGGGACGTTATGTGCTTTTCAACATTGAAGCAGATCCTGCAAAAATGATTGAATTGGACAAGCGTTTTAAGCTGATCACTCAGATGTTGACCTATCTTTTTGTTCGTTTAGAGGACTAA
- a CDS encoding ATP synthase subunit K (produces ATP from ADP in the presence of a proton gradient across the membrane; the K subunit is a nonenzymatic component which binds the dimeric form by interacting with the G and E subunits) has translation MTFGFFGAAAALGISAIGSAIGLAIAGQSTIGAWKRCYLNNKPAPFSLVAFAGAPLTQTLYGFLLMNRMLTSSQSDWFLLGLGLVCGVSIAASAIAQGKASASGSDAMAETGKGFVQYITIVGLCETVALFVMVFGMMKC, from the coding sequence ATGACTTTTGGTTTTTTTGGTGCTGCTGCTGCGTTAGGTATTTCAGCTATCGGTTCTGCAATCGGTCTTGCAATTGCAGGTCAGTCAACAATCGGTGCATGGAAGCGCTGTTATTTAAATAACAAGCCTGCTCCCTTTAGTTTGGTCGCCTTTGCAGGTGCTCCTCTTACGCAGACTCTTTACGGTTTCTTGCTTATGAACAGGATGCTTACATCATCTCAGAGCGATTGGTTTTTATTGGGCTTAGGCCTTGTTTGCGGTGTTTCTATCGCAGCATCTGCTATTGCTCAAGGTAAAGCTTCTGCTTCAGGTTCCGATGCTATGGCCGAAACAGGAAAGGGCTTTGTACAGTACATTACTATCGTAGGTCTTTGCGAAACCGTTGCTCTTTTCGTAATGGTCTTTGGGATGATGAAGTGCTAA
- the clpX gene encoding ATP-dependent Clp protease ATP-binding subunit ClpX produces MARNRMGGALICSFCNKPESSERFVVPGPGGIAICDRCVDLCGSYIKSYKTVRPVDRSGPIPTPQELKDYLDEYVIGQEQAKRVLSVAVYNHYKRIMNPPLKDDVVIEKSNVLLLGPTGSGKTLLAKTLAQKMQVPFAIADATTLTEAGYVGEDVENILLKLIQNANGDIKEAERGIIFIDEIDKISRKSENVSITRDVSGEGVQQALLKIIEGTSASVPPQGGRKHPNQDMLKIDTTNILFICGGAFVGLDKIVEARISTKPIGFGAEVKKLSEKNLTELYDQVSPDDLVKFGLIPELIGRIPIKVALNELTKEDLTRILVEPKNAIIKQFQATFKLDNVDLHFDKDAITAIAQQAIDQNTGARGLRSIVEKLMLDAMFEAPSLKGRKELIINKKMIGSNSSKPKIKLLGEKTA; encoded by the coding sequence ATGGCTAGAAATAGAATGGGCGGGGCTTTAATATGCTCTTTTTGTAATAAACCTGAAAGTTCTGAACGCTTTGTAGTTCCGGGGCCCGGAGGTATTGCCATCTGCGATAGATGTGTAGATCTTTGCGGAAGCTATATAAAATCGTATAAGACTGTCAGACCTGTAGACCGTTCAGGCCCTATTCCCACACCTCAAGAGCTCAAAGACTATCTTGATGAATATGTAATAGGCCAAGAACAGGCAAAGAGAGTTCTATCTGTAGCTGTTTATAACCACTATAAGCGGATAATGAATCCTCCTTTAAAAGATGATGTAGTCATAGAAAAGTCAAATGTACTTTTACTAGGTCCTACAGGATCCGGTAAAACTCTTTTAGCAAAAACCCTTGCACAAAAAATGCAGGTTCCCTTTGCCATAGCCGATGCAACAACCTTGACTGAAGCAGGTTATGTAGGCGAAGATGTCGAAAATATCCTCCTTAAGCTTATTCAAAATGCAAACGGAGATATAAAAGAAGCCGAAAGAGGTATCATTTTTATCGATGAAATCGATAAGATTTCCAGAAAAAGCGAAAATGTTTCCATTACCCGCGATGTATCGGGCGAAGGTGTTCAACAAGCTCTTTTAAAAATAATCGAAGGAACTTCAGCCTCCGTTCCACCTCAGGGCGGAAGAAAGCATCCTAATCAGGATATGCTTAAAATAGATACAACAAATATCCTCTTTATCTGCGGAGGAGCATTTGTAGGCTTGGATAAAATAGTGGAAGCCCGTATCTCTACAAAACCTATAGGCTTCGGTGCCGAGGTTAAAAAACTGAGTGAAAAAAATCTTACCGAGTTGTATGATCAGGTTTCACCCGATGATTTGGTAAAATTCGGTCTTATCCCGGAACTGATAGGACGAATCCCGATAAAGGTTGCCTTAAATGAGCTTACAAAGGAAGACCTAACACGCATATTGGTTGAACCCAAAAATGCCATAATAAAGCAGTTTCAGGCAACCTTTAAACTTGATAATGTCGATCTTCACTTTGACAAAGATGCTATTACGGCCATTGCTCAGCAGGCTATAGACCAAAATACGGGAGCCAGAGGTTTACGTTCCATTGTAGAAAAACTTATGCTGGATGCAATGTTTGAAGCCCCATCCTTAAAGGGTAGAAAAGAGCTTATAATAAATAAAAAAATGATAGGAAGCAACTCGTCAAAACCTAAGATAAAACTTCTTGGCGAAAAAACGGCTTAA
- the rpsR gene encoding 30S ribosomal protein S18, which produces MEANMQENIREGEDKRKGRSFYRKKVCRFCAQKLKIDYKEPDALRRFITERGKILPRRITGTCAKHQRKLAVEIKRARAVALLPFVMNE; this is translated from the coding sequence ATGGAAGCTAACATGCAGGAAAATATTCGCGAAGGCGAAGACAAAAGAAAGGGTAGATCTTTTTACCGCAAAAAGGTTTGCCGCTTTTGTGCACAAAAGTTAAAGATCGATTATAAAGAACCGGATGCTTTACGCCGCTTTATAACCGAACGCGGTAAGATTCTTCCCAGAAGAATTACCGGCACTTGTGCAAAACATCAGCGAAAACTTGCCGTTGAAATTAAGCGTGCAAGAGCTGTTGCTTTGCTTCCTTTCGTTATGAACGAGTAG
- the rplI gene encoding 50S ribosomal protein L9, producing MKVILNEDVKYLGEEGDIKNVAKGYARNYLFPRNLAVPCNEFTLAHFESRKEEIEAKKAAKRQDAASLKERLEALSIKILMPAGPNGKLYGAVTTQTLFDELQKLDFDIERKRIEIPGQTVKSTGVHKALVKLYENTSAEISFTVEAQIAEEKPVKPSEKKGRRPRRDEEASEEQVSAEENSATEEVQNSESEN from the coding sequence ATGAAGGTTATTTTAAATGAAGATGTTAAGTATCTCGGAGAAGAAGGAGATATTAAGAACGTAGCCAAGGGATATGCCCGAAACTACCTCTTCCCCAGAAACTTAGCTGTTCCTTGTAATGAGTTTACTCTGGCTCATTTTGAATCACGCAAAGAAGAAATTGAGGCTAAAAAGGCTGCAAAACGCCAAGATGCTGCAAGTCTTAAAGAAAGACTTGAGGCTCTTTCAATTAAGATTCTTATGCCTGCAGGACCTAACGGAAAACTATACGGTGCCGTTACAACTCAAACTCTTTTTGATGAGCTGCAAAAACTTGATTTCGATATTGAAAGAAAACGTATTGAAATCCCCGGTCAAACCGTTAAGAGCACAGGTGTGCATAAGGCCCTTGTAAAGCTTTATGAAAATACCTCTGCAGAGATTTCTTTTACCGTTGAGGCTCAGATTGCTGAAGAAAAGCCTGTTAAGCCTTCCGAGAAAAAAGGACGAAGACCTCGCAGGGACGAAGAAGCTTCTGAGGAACAAGTTTCAGCAGAAGAAAATTCCGCTACTGAAGAAGTTCAAAATTCGGAATCGGAAAACTAA
- a CDS encoding V-type ATPase 116kDa subunit family protein, with amino-acid sequence MIVPMKKVTLLVLKNEQRHALKDLRKLGLLHIEDRPANGTLINELRSEKNDITLAMSLLTEYLPKKEKKGVTPPSLLSEEDTLTFVDSVLSLTASYKSNMEESARLSGEIASYAEWGEINTADFNFLEEKGIYLFPATTSLKTYSSLSEDIRTILVGQGKTGVRFLIWSKTNALPADLPQDIIPLKLPETSVKALKEKLKSLTAKISSYKQEMTKMSAYLNSLRALDEIVTKKLQFEIVHEGMQTIDFGDQDDAERVQLVWLTGYIPCEDETKLSSLAKEKSWAYISQDPEEEDPVPTKIKRNKIVNLISPLIDFLGTVPGYTEPDISLWFLLFFGIFFAMIFGDAGYGAVLFVISIILILKTKAKKQKVPTAFYMFGYLGLMTVIWGTLVCNWFGMSTEIVPPFLKKLAVPAIANFTPEDVRNQNQILLCFTLGLTQLMIAHVVSLFRNIKSPKFLADVGSLSMLGGMYFVVLNLVVDSQKYAINNTVLLAIGAGFALNFIFVNYSTGIGQAIVESLKNIINMLLGVVNVFADIMSYIRLWAVGLAGGAISATVNEMAGPALGGFIIFAGVLLLLFGHGLNYIMNVLSVIVHGVRLNTLEFSNHVGLTWSGFKYEPFNE; translated from the coding sequence ATGATTGTACCTATGAAAAAAGTAACTCTTTTAGTCTTAAAAAATGAGCAGCGTCATGCCTTAAAAGATTTAAGAAAATTAGGGCTCTTACATATTGAAGACCGTCCTGCAAACGGTACCTTGATAAACGAGCTAAGATCCGAAAAAAACGATATAACTCTTGCTATGAGCCTTTTAACGGAATATCTTCCCAAAAAAGAGAAAAAAGGAGTAACGCCGCCCTCTCTTTTAAGTGAAGAAGATACCCTTACCTTTGTAGATTCCGTCTTGTCCTTAACAGCTTCTTATAAGAGCAATATGGAAGAATCTGCAAGGCTTTCAGGTGAAATAGCATCTTATGCAGAGTGGGGAGAAATAAATACTGCCGATTTTAATTTCTTGGAAGAAAAAGGTATCTATCTTTTTCCTGCAACTACCTCATTAAAAACTTATTCTTCCCTTTCCGAAGATATTAGGACTATTTTAGTGGGGCAGGGGAAAACGGGAGTAAGGTTTTTAATCTGGAGTAAAACAAATGCTCTTCCGGCTGATTTACCTCAGGATATTATTCCTTTAAAATTGCCTGAAACTTCCGTTAAGGCCTTAAAAGAAAAACTTAAGAGTTTAACGGCTAAGATTTCTTCTTACAAGCAGGAAATGACAAAGATGTCTGCCTACTTAAACTCCCTCCGTGCCTTGGACGAGATTGTTACCAAGAAGCTTCAATTTGAGATTGTGCATGAGGGTATGCAGACGATAGATTTCGGCGATCAAGATGATGCAGAGAGAGTTCAGCTTGTTTGGCTTACAGGTTATATTCCATGCGAAGATGAAACTAAACTTTCTTCCCTAGCAAAAGAAAAGTCTTGGGCCTATATTTCTCAAGATCCCGAAGAAGAAGATCCTGTACCTACAAAGATAAAGCGAAATAAGATTGTAAATCTGATTTCTCCCTTAATCGACTTTTTAGGTACTGTTCCCGGTTATACTGAGCCGGATATATCTCTTTGGTTTCTGCTCTTTTTCGGAATTTTCTTTGCAATGATATTCGGGGATGCCGGTTACGGTGCTGTTTTGTTTGTAATTTCAATTATTTTGATATTAAAAACAAAGGCAAAAAAACAAAAAGTGCCTACGGCTTTTTATATGTTCGGCTATTTAGGACTTATGACCGTTATCTGGGGTACCTTGGTCTGTAACTGGTTCGGTATGTCTACCGAGATTGTACCGCCTTTTCTTAAAAAATTGGCGGTTCCGGCTATTGCAAACTTTACCCCTGAGGATGTACGCAATCAAAACCAGATTTTGCTTTGCTTTACCCTAGGCTTAACCCAGCTGATGATAGCCCATGTAGTAAGTTTATTTAGGAACATTAAGTCTCCCAAATTCCTTGCCGATGTAGGCTCTCTTTCGATGCTTGGCGGAATGTATTTTGTGGTTTTAAACCTTGTTGTAGATTCCCAAAAGTATGCAATAAATAATACCGTGCTCCTTGCGATAGGTGCAGGTTTTGCTTTAAACTTTATCTTTGTAAACTATTCTACAGGGATAGGGCAGGCTATTGTTGAAAGCTTAAAAAACATTATCAATATGCTTTTGGGCGTAGTAAACGTATTTGCAGATATTATGAGCTACATAAGACTTTGGGCTGTAGGTCTTGCAGGAGGCGCTATAAGTGCAACCGTAAACGAGATGGCAGGCCCTGCCTTAGGAGGTTTTATAATCTTTGCAGGAGTCTTACTTTTATTGTTCGGACACGGTCTTAACTATATTATGAACGTGCTTTCCGTTATAGTCCACGGTGTTCGGTTGAATACCTTGGAATTCTCTAATCATGTAGGCTTGACTTGGTCGGGCTTTAAATATGAACCCTTTAACGAATAA
- the clpP gene encoding ATP-dependent Clp endopeptidase proteolytic subunit ClpP — MSTLVPYVIEQTGNGERSYDIFSRLLKDRIIFVDGEITDMSADLVVAQLLFLEAQNPDKDISLYINSPGGSVTAGLAIYDTMQHIRPDVQTICLGQCASMGAVLLAGGAKNKRYALPSSRVMIHQPWGGVQGQAVDINIQAKEIVRLKKLTIKYFAENTGKTEKQVAADMERDFFMSAEEALAYGIIDTVMNRRKDG, encoded by the coding sequence ATGAGTACACTTGTACCTTATGTAATTGAACAAACCGGAAACGGAGAACGCAGCTATGATATTTTCTCGCGTCTTTTAAAGGATAGGATTATCTTTGTAGACGGAGAAATAACCGATATGTCTGCCGATTTGGTTGTAGCCCAGCTTTTATTTTTAGAGGCCCAAAATCCCGACAAGGATATCAGCCTCTATATAAACAGTCCCGGAGGCTCTGTAACGGCAGGTCTTGCGATTTACGATACTATGCAGCACATTCGTCCCGATGTACAAACAATTTGTTTGGGTCAATGTGCCAGTATGGGCGCAGTCCTTTTAGCCGGAGGAGCAAAAAACAAACGCTATGCCCTCCCCTCATCCCGTGTTATGATTCACCAACCATGGGGCGGAGTTCAAGGACAGGCGGTAGATATCAATATCCAAGCTAAAGAAATTGTAAGATTAAAAAAACTTACCATTAAATACTTTGCGGAAAATACCGGCAAGACGGAAAAACAGGTAGCCGCCGATATGGAAAGAGATTTCTTTATGTCGGCCGAAGAAGCCTTAGCCTACGGTATTATCGATACCGTTATGAATAGGAGAAAAGATGGCTAG